In Sporosarcina psychrophila, a genomic segment contains:
- a CDS encoding (Fe-S)-binding protein, with amino-acid sequence MHPLIIANWILFLAVVAYALALFTYLIKTRIQFIKLGRKEEFDNNISERLRKIWIYVFGQKKLLKDKKSGAIHVMFFYGFLLVQFGAIDLVWKGLKPGSHLPFGSVYPVFTIFQEIVAVTILVAVVWAFHRRYVEKLVRLKRGWKSGLVLIFIGGLMLSTLLANGMNMIWQGHETTWMEPIASTIATVFSFMPETGAAVIFFIAWWIHLLILLTFLVYVPQSKHAHLIAGPANVYFHRLDHAGRLKPIDFEALEDVEEGEEMPPLGVGKITDFTQLQMIDLYACVECGRCTNMCPASGTGKMLSPMDLITKLRDNLTNTGALVTKQKPWVPTLAFNKTKGNQIAFAAGLEGATMDDIYNPSLIGDIITEEEIWACTTCRNCEDQCPVMNEHVDKIIDLRRYLVMTEGKMDPDAQRAMTNIERQGNPWGLNRKEKENWRDARPDLHIPTVKELKKAGEEFDYLFWVGSMGSFDNRSQKIALSFVHLMNEAGIKFAILGNKEKNSGDTPRRLGNEFLFQELATANIEEFEKAGVTKLVTIDPHAYNIFKNEYPDFGFKAEVVHHTEMLYELVVQGKLKPEHAIDETITFHDSCYLGRYNDVYDPPREILKAIPGVNLVEMKRNREDGMCCGAGGGLMWMEEDTGHRINVARTEQALEVSPGIISSGCPYCLTMLSDGTKAKEVEESVGTYDIAELLERSIFGEDWQPAEEVEVESILQ; translated from the coding sequence ATGCATCCATTGATCATTGCCAACTGGATTTTGTTTCTCGCAGTCGTGGCCTACGCGCTTGCGTTGTTCACATATCTAATCAAAACACGGATTCAATTTATCAAATTGGGGAGAAAAGAAGAGTTTGATAATAACATTTCGGAACGTCTCCGCAAAATATGGATTTACGTCTTCGGACAAAAGAAATTATTAAAAGATAAAAAGAGTGGAGCTATCCACGTTATGTTTTTCTACGGGTTTTTACTCGTACAGTTTGGAGCTATCGATCTTGTCTGGAAAGGGTTAAAACCGGGATCCCACTTACCATTTGGTTCAGTATATCCTGTCTTTACAATCTTCCAGGAAATCGTTGCTGTGACAATACTTGTCGCGGTAGTGTGGGCATTCCACCGCCGTTATGTTGAGAAGCTCGTACGTTTAAAACGTGGGTGGAAATCCGGACTTGTCCTTATTTTCATCGGGGGACTCATGCTTTCAACATTACTTGCAAACGGTATGAACATGATTTGGCAAGGACATGAAACGACATGGATGGAACCAATCGCATCGACGATTGCTACAGTATTCAGTTTCATGCCGGAAACTGGGGCGGCCGTCATATTCTTCATTGCTTGGTGGATCCATCTGCTAATCTTACTGACGTTCCTTGTCTATGTGCCACAATCGAAACATGCGCACTTGATCGCAGGACCTGCTAACGTTTATTTCCACCGTCTTGATCATGCAGGCCGTTTAAAGCCAATCGACTTCGAAGCATTGGAAGATGTAGAAGAAGGAGAAGAGATGCCGCCGCTTGGAGTAGGTAAAATAACTGACTTCACGCAGCTGCAAATGATCGACTTATACGCTTGTGTTGAATGTGGACGTTGTACGAATATGTGTCCAGCATCTGGAACAGGTAAAATGCTGTCTCCGATGGATCTCATAACGAAACTACGTGATAACCTGACAAATACAGGTGCACTTGTGACAAAGCAGAAACCGTGGGTACCAACACTCGCGTTCAATAAAACAAAAGGCAACCAGATTGCATTTGCAGCTGGACTTGAAGGCGCTACAATGGATGACATTTACAACCCGTCCCTCATCGGCGATATCATCACGGAAGAGGAAATCTGGGCTTGTACAACATGTCGTAACTGTGAAGACCAATGTCCGGTTATGAATGAACACGTTGATAAAATCATTGACCTTCGCCGTTATCTTGTTATGACAGAAGGGAAAATGGATCCGGATGCACAGCGCGCGATGACAAACATCGAACGTCAAGGGAATCCATGGGGGCTTAACCGTAAAGAGAAAGAAAACTGGAGAGATGCACGTCCAGATCTTCATATTCCAACGGTTAAAGAATTGAAAAAAGCGGGCGAAGAATTTGACTACCTGTTCTGGGTGGGTTCGATGGGGTCATTCGACAACCGCTCACAAAAAATTGCCCTATCATTTGTCCATCTTATGAATGAAGCGGGCATCAAGTTCGCCATTCTTGGCAATAAAGAGAAGAACTCTGGAGATACACCGCGTCGTTTAGGGAATGAGTTTTTATTCCAAGAGTTGGCTACCGCCAATATTGAAGAATTCGAAAAAGCAGGCGTCACAAAACTTGTCACGATTGATCCGCATGCCTACAATATTTTCAAAAATGAATACCCTGACTTCGGATTTAAAGCAGAAGTAGTTCATCATACGGAAATGCTTTACGAACTTGTTGTCCAAGGGAAGTTGAAACCGGAGCATGCAATCGACGAAACAATTACGTTCCATGATTCATGTTATCTAGGCAGATACAATGACGTTTATGATCCACCACGTGAAATTCTTAAAGCAATTCCTGGCGTAAATCTCGTCGAAATGAAACGTAATCGTGAAGACGGCATGTGCTGTGGAGCGGGCGGAGGACTTATGTGGATGGAAGAAGACACTGGCCACCGTATCAACGTTGCTCGTACAGAACAAGCACTTGAAGTCAGCCCGGGAATCATATCATCCGGCTGTCCATACTGCTTGACGATGTTGTCAGACGGCACGAAAGCGAAAGAAGTAGAAGAGTCTGTTGGCACATATGACATCGCCGAACTACTAGAACGTTCGATTTTCGGTGAGGATTGGCAGCCAGCTGAAGAGGTTGAAGTAGAGTCTATTTTGCAATAA
- a CDS encoding acyl-CoA dehydrogenase, whose product MDLTFTEEQQMMRDMVQSFAKTEIEPFIPRMEAGEFPRDILKKMGGLGLMGITVPEEYGGAGMDFISYISAIHELSKVSAVVGVILSVHTSVGTNPIMYFGNDEQKNRYLPKLASGEYLGAFCLTEASSGSDAGSLKTRAVKKDDHYVLNGSKMFITNGGEADVYIVFASTDPSKGTYGISAFIVDKDTPGLVIGKDERKMGLHGSRTVELSFDQMKVPLENLLGEEGGGFKIAMANLDVGRIGIAAQALGIAEAALEAATGYAKDRVQFGKPIAAQQGVGFKLADMATAVEAAKLLVYRAAQLRAEGLPCGKEASMAKLFASKAAVEGSIEAVQVFGGYGYTEDYPVERYFRDAKVTEIYEGTSEIQRIVISKHLMK is encoded by the coding sequence ATGGATTTAACATTCACCGAAGAACAGCAGATGATGCGCGACATGGTACAAAGTTTTGCGAAGACTGAAATCGAACCGTTCATTCCACGTATGGAAGCTGGGGAATTCCCACGTGACATTTTAAAGAAAATGGGCGGACTCGGCTTGATGGGCATTACTGTCCCAGAAGAATATGGTGGGGCAGGCATGGATTTCATCTCATATATTAGCGCCATCCATGAACTGTCGAAAGTAAGCGCCGTTGTCGGTGTCATTCTTTCCGTTCATACATCGGTTGGAACAAACCCGATTATGTATTTCGGTAACGACGAACAGAAAAACCGTTACCTCCCAAAATTGGCAAGCGGCGAATACCTTGGTGCTTTCTGCCTGACAGAAGCGTCATCTGGTTCTGACGCAGGATCTCTTAAAACACGTGCGGTCAAAAAAGACGATCATTATGTGCTTAACGGTTCTAAAATGTTTATTACCAACGGCGGAGAAGCAGATGTCTACATCGTCTTTGCATCGACAGATCCATCTAAAGGGACTTACGGTATCTCAGCATTCATCGTCGATAAAGATACACCTGGCCTCGTCATTGGAAAAGATGAACGGAAAATGGGACTTCACGGTTCGAGAACAGTAGAGCTGTCGTTTGATCAAATGAAAGTTCCACTAGAAAACTTACTTGGTGAAGAAGGGGGCGGCTTCAAAATTGCGATGGCAAATCTCGACGTCGGTCGTATCGGCATCGCAGCGCAAGCACTCGGTATCGCAGAAGCAGCACTTGAAGCGGCAACAGGTTACGCGAAAGATCGTGTTCAGTTCGGCAAGCCGATTGCTGCTCAGCAAGGCGTAGGATTTAAACTTGCGGATATGGCAACTGCAGTCGAAGCAGCAAAACTACTCGTCTACCGCGCTGCACAACTGCGTGCAGAAGGACTCCCGTGTGGAAAAGAAGCCTCGATGGCTAAGTTATTTGCTTCAAAAGCGGCAGTCGAAGGATCAATTGAAGCAGTTCAAGTATTCGGCGGTTATGGCTATACAGAAGATTACCCAGTCGAGCGCTATTTCCGTGACGCAAAAGTAACTGAAATCTACGAAGGCACAAGTGAAATTCAACGTATTGTTATTTCGAAACATCTGATGAAGTGA
- a CDS encoding cob(I)yrinic acid a,c-diamide adenosyltransferase, with protein MKIYTRTGDKGKTSLIGGRVDKDSLRVEAYGTMDELNSFVGKAMTELDPAIFADMLTDLEAIQNELFDGGGDLANVMKERHYKLSEEPVDVLEQRIDVLMEEAPPLEKFILPGGSPAAATLHIARTVARRAERQTVTLLKAEEDVPAVVQRYLNRLSDYLFVAARIANSRVNVPDNEYVRSAKVFRTDKKKED; from the coding sequence ATGAAAATTTACACACGCACAGGGGATAAAGGGAAAACAAGTTTAATAGGGGGCCGCGTCGACAAAGACAGCCTGCGTGTTGAAGCATATGGCACGATGGATGAATTGAATTCATTTGTCGGTAAAGCAATGACGGAACTCGATCCTGCAATTTTTGCGGATATGCTGACAGATTTGGAAGCCATTCAAAACGAATTATTCGATGGTGGGGGCGACCTTGCAAACGTTATGAAAGAACGTCATTACAAATTGTCTGAGGAACCTGTTGATGTGCTTGAGCAACGCATTGACGTGCTAATGGAAGAAGCGCCGCCATTAGAGAAATTCATCTTACCAGGTGGATCGCCTGCTGCTGCAACACTTCATATTGCACGAACTGTTGCGAGACGCGCAGAACGCCAGACGGTTACACTTTTAAAAGCAGAAGAAGATGTACCGGCAGTAGTACAACGTTATTTGAACAGGCTTTCCGATTATCTTTTCGTTGCAGCGCGCATTGCGAATTCCCGGGTTAACGTACCGGATAATGAATACGTAAGAAGTGCTAAAGTGTTCAGAACGGATAAGAAGAAGGAGGATTAA
- a CDS encoding bifunctional adenosylcobinamide kinase/adenosylcobinamide-phosphate guanylyltransferase, with protein MVRGKLTFISGGVRSGKSSYAEKLLVHEAQKNAARLVYIASGVATDSEMQARIEHHKSDRSTHSWTTLEQPVELEKVSPSIQPGDYVLWDCLTTWLANELYTGWESGKPCIGQAGCMERKETQLYTTIDTLVSQAAHLVIVSNEVLDELPSEYAETEFYSKWIGRIHQALVSKADTAIEMDYGIPLIWKNERQEMTQ; from the coding sequence ATGGTTCGCGGAAAACTGACGTTCATAAGTGGCGGCGTTAGAAGCGGGAAAAGCTCCTATGCAGAAAAGCTGCTTGTTCATGAAGCGCAGAAAAATGCGGCCCGGCTAGTTTACATTGCCTCCGGCGTCGCAACGGACTCAGAAATGCAGGCGCGTATTGAACATCACAAATCGGATCGTTCCACTCATAGTTGGACAACCCTTGAACAACCAGTCGAGCTGGAAAAGGTATCGCCCTCCATTCAACCGGGGGATTACGTGTTATGGGATTGCCTGACGACATGGTTAGCAAATGAGTTATACACAGGTTGGGAGTCAGGAAAACCTTGTATTGGACAAGCGGGTTGTATGGAGCGCAAGGAAACACAGTTGTACACAACGATTGACACACTAGTGTCGCAAGCCGCCCATCTCGTTATTGTTTCGAATGAAGTCCTAGACGAACTGCCATCAGAATATGCTGAAACGGAATTCTACAGTAAATGGATTGGCCGTATTCACCAAGCGCTTGTCTCAAAAGCAGATACAGCAATTGAAATGGATTACGGAATCCCACTCATATGGAAGAATGAACGACAGGAGATGACGCAGTGA
- a CDS encoding cobyric acid synthase, with translation MNGLIVLGTASDSGKTMICTALCRILSDEGVRVTPFKSQNMSRFSAITENGEEMSRAQFIQAQAARTKPSIYMNPILLKLVADMKSEVFFFGEKFGPIAGMAYREQFFTRGIEAIKNSLAKLAATYETVIIEGAGSPAEVNLNDREIVNMRVAEIADVPAILVADIDRGGAIASIVGTLQLLPTEHRKRVKAIIINKFHGDVSLFQEGIEFIESYTGVPVAGVIPYKIDHGIEEEDMDRPVMKAPAGIDVYDAWAKHVKAHLNWPLIKEILSQPGEME, from the coding sequence GTGAATGGACTAATTGTTTTAGGAACAGCATCAGACTCTGGAAAAACGATGATTTGTACAGCGTTGTGCCGCATTTTATCGGACGAAGGCGTGCGGGTAACACCCTTCAAATCGCAAAACATGTCTCGTTTTTCAGCGATAACGGAAAATGGCGAAGAAATGAGCCGTGCACAATTCATTCAAGCACAGGCTGCTAGAACGAAGCCATCGATTTATATGAATCCGATTTTGCTGAAACTAGTTGCGGACATGAAATCGGAAGTATTTTTTTTCGGAGAGAAATTTGGTCCAATTGCTGGAATGGCGTATCGCGAACAGTTCTTCACGCGTGGAATTGAGGCGATTAAAAACTCACTTGCCAAACTGGCAGCAACGTACGAAACGGTCATTATTGAAGGTGCGGGTAGTCCTGCAGAAGTGAATCTCAACGACAGGGAAATTGTGAATATGCGGGTGGCAGAAATTGCGGATGTACCTGCTATTTTGGTGGCAGATATTGATCGCGGAGGTGCTATCGCATCAATCGTCGGGACGCTACAACTATTACCAACTGAGCATCGAAAACGTGTCAAAGCTATTATTATCAATAAATTCCACGGTGACGTTTCTTTATTCCAAGAAGGGATTGAATTTATAGAATCCTACACTGGAGTTCCAGTGGCAGGTGTTATCCCGTATAAAATCGATCATGGCATCGAAGAGGAAGATATGGATCGACCGGTAATGAAAGCACCGGCGGGAATCGACGTCTATGATGCATGGGCAAAACATGTTAAAGCGCATCTCAACTGGCCGCTTATCAAAGAAATTTTGTCACAACCCGGAGAGATGGAATGA
- the cobS gene encoding adenosylcobinamide-GDP ribazoletransferase — MNGLLLAMQFFTAIPVRKELPLGRREVTAMYVALPFVGAAIGLAMYGVSELLVNYLHVGTFLASVFIVLTAIILTGGLHLDGWADTGDAFFSYKDREKRLEILEDPRLGAFGTMALVLLIIVKIAVFNEILMRGSGNIALFIAIPFLARATMNLYFSTVRLAKDKGIAHFFKEMISINILISWTLVSSAMTLFALGFMLTSVLIPIVIAVIIGIAFFTFRNWSLKHFGGVTGDLCGAFIEGMEVLLWLAVLCFI, encoded by the coding sequence ATGAACGGATTACTGCTAGCCATGCAATTTTTCACGGCAATCCCCGTTCGAAAAGAATTGCCACTCGGACGAAGAGAAGTGACAGCAATGTATGTGGCTCTACCTTTCGTTGGAGCGGCAATTGGGCTCGCGATGTACGGAGTGTCGGAACTTCTAGTGAATTATTTACATGTTGGAACATTTCTTGCATCGGTTTTTATCGTATTGACGGCTATCATACTGACCGGCGGTTTGCACCTGGATGGCTGGGCGGATACGGGCGATGCATTCTTTTCATACAAAGATCGCGAAAAACGACTCGAAATTCTAGAGGATCCGCGACTTGGTGCATTTGGAACGATGGCGCTTGTTTTATTGATCATCGTGAAAATCGCTGTGTTCAATGAAATACTGATGCGTGGTTCAGGGAATATTGCGCTGTTTATAGCGATTCCTTTCCTAGCAAGAGCCACTATGAACCTATATTTCTCCACGGTACGTCTTGCAAAAGATAAAGGAATCGCACACTTTTTCAAAGAAATGATTTCAATAAATATACTAATTAGCTGGACGCTAGTAAGTAGTGCAATGACTTTATTCGCGCTAGGGTTTATGTTGACAAGTGTACTAATTCCAATTGTGATAGCGGTTATAATTGGAATCGCATTCTTCACGTTTCGTAACTGGTCATTGAAGCATTTTGGAGGCGTCACAGGCGACCTATGTGGTGCCTTCATTGAAGGAATGGAGGTATTGTTATGGCTAGCCGTTTTGTGCTTTATCTAA
- a CDS encoding histidine phosphatase family protein, whose translation MASRFVLYLIRHLPTLGNKERKYIGWTDEPILDSANLNWRLPEAPIHVYSSDLRRAKQSAARYFPDASIETTASWRECNFGEFEGKTYAELEKNKDYRKWIDDPYEFAPLNGESLTDLERRVVAAVKQLPNKAVVVTHGGPIRVVLTKFSSEDKGFWSWDIPHGTGYRFEWESDKAFEEGESCTSISAVPITANENT comes from the coding sequence ATGGCTAGCCGTTTTGTGCTTTATCTAATCCGGCATCTTCCTACTTTGGGCAATAAAGAACGGAAATATATTGGCTGGACAGATGAACCGATTTTAGATTCGGCTAATTTGAATTGGCGTCTACCCGAAGCCCCGATACACGTTTACAGCAGTGATCTTCGTCGTGCAAAACAAAGTGCTGCTCGCTATTTCCCAGATGCGTCTATTGAAACAACTGCCAGTTGGCGCGAATGTAATTTTGGCGAGTTTGAAGGGAAAACATATGCGGAACTTGAAAAGAATAAGGACTATCGCAAATGGATTGATGATCCATATGAATTCGCACCATTAAATGGTGAAAGTTTAACAGATCTAGAAAGGCGGGTAGTGGCTGCAGTGAAACAATTGCCGAACAAGGCGGTTGTCGTGACACATGGGGGACCTATTCGCGTAGTCTTGACGAAGTTTTCATCTGAAGATAAAGGTTTTTGGTCGTGGGACATCCCGCACGGAACGGGTTACCGATTTGAATGGGAAAGCGACAAAGCATTCGAGGAGGGGGAGTCATGCACGTCTATATCGGCGGTGCCCATAACGGCAAACGAGAATACGTAA
- a CDS encoding acetyl-CoA C-acetyltransferase — MGRTVIVNGARTPFAKFGGALKSLTASELGGIAIKDALNRAGVKADEVGEVIIGTVLQAGQGQIPSRQAATKGGLPWSVKTETINKVCASGMRSVTLGDQLIRLGDEEVIVAGGMESMSNAPYYVPKARFGLKMGDAELIDGMIYDGLSCSFSPDRVHMGTYGNSTAEEFALTRVAQDAWSLRSHERALQAIDAGLFAEEIVLVEIQQRKGDPILVDTDEAPRRNTSLESLAKLRPAFGKDGTITAGNAPGVNDGACALVLMNEERALKEGKTPLAVIIGHAEVAIEPANFPQTPGLVINALLKKTGKKLEDIKLFEINEAFAAVALASSQIAELDPEKVNVNGGAVALGHPIGASGARIILTLAHELKRQGGGIGIAAICSGGGQGDAIMIEVAKSE; from the coding sequence ATGGGAAGAACGGTCATAGTAAATGGGGCAAGAACACCATTCGCAAAATTTGGCGGAGCGTTAAAGTCACTGACGGCAAGCGAGCTTGGGGGGATTGCTATCAAAGATGCATTAAATCGTGCGGGCGTGAAAGCAGATGAAGTCGGTGAAGTCATCATCGGAACGGTATTGCAAGCAGGCCAAGGTCAAATTCCTTCTAGGCAAGCAGCGACGAAAGGTGGACTTCCTTGGTCGGTGAAAACGGAGACCATCAACAAAGTATGTGCATCAGGCATGCGCAGCGTCACACTTGGCGACCAGTTGATCCGTCTTGGCGATGAAGAAGTTATTGTTGCGGGCGGTATGGAGTCTATGTCCAATGCCCCTTACTACGTACCAAAAGCACGATTTGGGTTGAAAATGGGTGATGCAGAACTGATCGACGGTATGATCTACGATGGACTTTCTTGTTCATTCTCACCCGACCGCGTTCATATGGGCACATACGGTAACTCGACAGCTGAAGAATTTGCACTGACGCGCGTTGCACAGGACGCATGGTCGCTCCGAAGTCATGAACGTGCATTGCAAGCGATCGACGCAGGATTGTTCGCGGAAGAAATCGTTCTGGTTGAAATTCAACAGCGTAAAGGAGATCCGATTTTAGTCGATACGGATGAAGCACCACGCCGCAACACATCGCTCGAATCACTGGCGAAATTGCGACCGGCATTCGGCAAGGACGGCACAATTACGGCAGGAAACGCACCAGGCGTAAATGACGGAGCATGTGCACTTGTGTTGATGAATGAAGAGCGTGCGCTAAAAGAAGGGAAAACACCATTAGCAGTCATTATTGGTCATGCAGAAGTGGCTATAGAACCTGCAAACTTCCCGCAAACACCTGGGCTTGTCATTAATGCATTACTTAAAAAGACGGGTAAGAAACTAGAAGATATAAAACTCTTTGAAATAAACGAAGCATTCGCAGCTGTTGCTCTCGCAAGTTCACAAATTGCAGAACTGGATCCTGAAAAAGTGAACGTCAATGGCGGTGCAGTCGCACTCGGCCACCCGATTGGCGCAAGCGGAGCGCGTATTATCTTAACACTTGCGCATGAACTGAAACGCCAAGGTGGCGGTATCGGTATTGCAGCAATTTGTTCAGGCGGAGGCCAAGGCGACGCAATTATGATTGAAGTAGCAAAATCGGAATAA
- a CDS encoding ECF transporter S component — translation MQLKRLTLAAFFVALCVIGGLIKIPSGIGSLALDTVPALISVAFLPPVFSGVVGMLGHMASAMNSGFLLGPFHVLVALEMFVIVIVFARLHKAGRNLTKWIFFIVANGLIAPLPFYFLISPAFFLGAVPFLLLATIVNAVVAAVVLPSLQHVVDSRMGALR, via the coding sequence ATGCAATTGAAACGGCTCACATTGGCGGCTTTTTTTGTAGCCCTTTGTGTTATCGGTGGATTAATCAAAATCCCATCCGGCATTGGTTCATTGGCACTTGATACTGTCCCGGCACTCATTTCCGTGGCCTTTCTCCCGCCGGTATTTTCGGGGGTAGTCGGGATGCTTGGGCACATGGCCTCCGCTATGAATTCGGGGTTTCTGTTAGGTCCATTTCATGTGCTCGTTGCACTTGAAATGTTCGTCATCGTTATCGTCTTTGCACGCCTACACAAAGCGGGACGCAATCTAACGAAGTGGATTTTTTTCATAGTGGCAAATGGTTTAATCGCACCGCTGCCGTTTTATTTCCTGATTTCACCGGCATTTTTCCTCGGAGCAGTTCCATTTCTCTTGCTCGCGACAATCGTTAACGCAGTTGTTGCAGCGGTCGTTCTGCCGTCACTTCAGCATGTGGTTGATAGTCGCATGGGGGCACTTCGATGA
- a CDS encoding 3-hydroxybutyryl-CoA dehydrogenase, protein MDIKKIMVIGAGQMGGGIAQVCAQAGFDVKLNDIKEESYAKGLAVITKNLSRNVEKGRMTEDEKSAVLGRITKSLDLQDASDVDIVIEAAVENMDIKKSIFAKLDEIAPQHAILASNTSSLPITEIAAATKRPEQVIGMHFMNPVPVMKLVEIIRGLATADDVYKAVEDMTVKLSKTPVEVNDFPGFVANRILMPMINEAIYTLYEGVATEQAIDEVMKLGMNHPMGPLQLADFIGLDTCLYIMETLHEGFGDSKYRPCPLLRKYVKAGWLGKKSGRGFYVYE, encoded by the coding sequence ATGGATATTAAAAAAATAATGGTAATCGGTGCAGGACAAATGGGCGGAGGAATTGCTCAAGTCTGTGCACAAGCCGGCTTCGACGTAAAACTGAATGATATAAAAGAAGAATCATATGCTAAAGGGCTTGCAGTTATTACAAAGAATCTGTCCCGCAATGTCGAAAAAGGTCGTATGACAGAAGATGAAAAATCCGCAGTCCTTGGTCGCATAACGAAATCACTCGATCTGCAAGATGCATCGGACGTTGACATTGTCATAGAAGCGGCAGTTGAAAATATGGACATTAAAAAGTCCATTTTCGCGAAGTTGGATGAAATCGCTCCGCAACATGCAATTCTTGCATCCAATACATCTTCACTTCCAATTACGGAAATCGCGGCGGCAACAAAGCGTCCTGAACAAGTGATTGGCATGCATTTCATGAACCCAGTTCCAGTGATGAAACTCGTTGAAATCATCCGCGGTCTAGCAACTGCTGACGACGTGTACAAAGCGGTGGAAGACATGACAGTGAAATTGTCTAAAACACCGGTAGAAGTAAATGACTTTCCAGGATTCGTCGCAAACCGAATTCTTATGCCGATGATTAACGAAGCAATTTACACGCTCTATGAAGGCGTTGCAACCGAACAAGCGATTGACGAAGTCATGAAACTCGGCATGAATCACCCAATGGGTCCGCTTCAGCTCGCAGACTTTATTGGACTCGATACATGTCTATATATTATGGAAACGCTACACGAAGGATTTGGCGATTCGAAATATCGCCCATGTCCCCTCCTAAGAAAATATGTAAAAGCAGGATGGTTAGGGAAGAAGTCAGGCCGAGGATTTTACGTTTACGAATAA
- a CDS encoding bifunctional adenosylcobinamide kinase/adenosylcobinamide-phosphate guanylyltransferase, translating to MHVYIGGAHNGKREYVRKWLTEQGQENVHWVEGNCLGDSFIVDRETVQTTVIAGVEKWLAETNLPEQAAIEYVMSCIAKDRQTVFILTDIGRGIVPIDADQRKLRDACGRLYQQLMAEADEVTRIWYGLAKTLKKRGEQQ from the coding sequence ATGCACGTCTATATCGGCGGTGCCCATAACGGCAAACGAGAATACGTAAGAAAATGGCTGACCGAGCAGGGGCAAGAAAACGTACACTGGGTAGAAGGAAATTGTCTGGGAGATAGTTTCATAGTGGATAGGGAAACCGTTCAGACGACTGTCATAGCTGGAGTCGAGAAGTGGCTTGCGGAAACGAATTTACCGGAACAAGCGGCCATTGAATATGTAATGAGTTGCATCGCCAAGGACCGTCAGACAGTTTTTATATTAACCGATATTGGACGGGGAATCGTTCCTATCGATGCAGACCAGCGAAAATTACGCGATGCTTGCGGTCGGCTTTATCAGCAATTAATGGCGGAAGCGGATGAAGTGACAAGAATTTGGTATGGCTTGGCAAAAACTTTAAAGAAAAGGGGAGAACAACAATGA